atttggaTATTTGGACATAATGgcagggaaatatttttttttcccattgggAGCCATTTTCACCAATGGATTAAAGTAGCATTGAAGGccatataaaaaaggaaaatacatgtttgtttttctctcatagGAAATATGAAGTGGTACATTAATATCTTTTAAGTTATgagcagagaatttaaaattttattctatgaACATAGTAGTGCACATTAGATGTATATAGTGGAGATTATTGGCTTCTACCAAGAGCTAATTAGCTATACTTCATGGCTCCCCACCTGCTCAAAATTTTGACTTTAGAGACTTCACTTTTATTAATAGAGGAAACCAAGACAGTCAGAATTAGACAGTCACGCGTTGCTTAaagacagggatacattctgagatgTGAGGtgaggcaatttcattgttgtatgaacatcatagagtgtacttactcAGATGTAGATTATGTAGCCCACTACTCGCCCAGGcaatatggtgctaatcttatgggaccactgttgtatatgcggtctgtcattgaccgaaacgtcatGATGCGGTACATGATTGTACTACTCCCAAAGCTCTGGCATCATGGGTTCTTCACTCTCAGTGTAGACACCCAccatcttccttcttttaaatatattcaattctGGCCAGTGaagttttatttaattacaaaagtTCAAAAAATGTCCAAATTCATCACTCACAAGCAAACTGAATAGCTGGagaatagtaatagtaataatacacagaaatacaaagcttttataaaatataaatctttgtgattttctcAATGTTGCCTGCTTAAAAACAGGTGGAAATTTGTTAAAGGGCCTTTGTGTAGCATATCTTCTCTTATTCGGTATCACTGCATGgttattctctttatttctttggcaTGATATTGTACCTTTAGAAAAATAGACTTTGACTAATACTTCATGCCCAAGTGTATTCCTTCTTGACTATATTTAATCACAATTATACTCCCTTTTATTCTTAGTTATAGTTGCTCAATGACTGTGTCTATACACATATTTAGTTTGATTGTTTTAATAGAATTTAGAGATTAATTGAACTAGCAATGTCAATAGCCTTTTTCATAACCATTTAGGATTGAGTATTTAATCAATATAATCAAGAGAgagtatatttaaataatactCTTACTGTTCTATGAGGGAAAAAATTCTAGATAATTCTACATAATATTTTTCAGCTGTAAGAAATTTACGTGtaacaatttacactcccacGAGTATGTGACACAGATtactctcctttttcttaaaactgtgtctgggattatttttcttttaaccccACTTCAAGAAAAAGCTAACCCCCTAAACGTTTCTTATTTGAACCCAcccttttaattcattttctttttaaatttgaagatgtatttaaaagatttaaagaataatataatagGCATGCATGTTCCAAACACCAAGTTTAAGAAAGAAACCATTAGAAATTATAGTTGAAGTCTTTTGTTTGTATCTTCCCAAcaccattctctttctcctttgtgctCTCCACCCTATAGAGACTGTGGTGAATATGGTTGTACCCAaacattttccagcttctagtcCTTATCATATTTATCTGTACCTATTTTGTCAAATTCAAACAAATCTGTTCTGCCTCACCAAGGAAGCACAAGATCCATAACAGCAAAAAACTccaaaaagagacaagaaaatgcACGTTGAGCGATTGCTAAATGACTTGTCTTCCATAGTGCTTTCAGGGTACTGTGTAGTTGGTATTAATAATGCTAAGGCCACAGGACCCATTCTGGTGTGGGGAATTTTAGTTAGCGTAGACAGACATGCAGTGGTCTTATTAGAATCCTGGGCTCTATAACCTGAATAACGTAACTTTGTTATTAGTTTGAAAAACTTTTAAGTCTAAAAATAGTTTTAGACTTTTGGAAAGTTGCAAACGTCTACAGAGAGTTCCCAAACACCAGCTCCaagtttcccctgttattaacatagtacatttgttacaattaaagaaccaatactgatacatcATTATTAACTAAACCCCATAATTTATTCAgactttcttagtttttttttttttttaaagattttattttttcgtttttctccccaaagccccccggtacatagttgtgtattcttcgttgtgggttcctctagccgTGGCACgcgggacgctgccccagcgagGTCCGACGAACaacgccatgtccgcgcccaggatccgaaccaacgaaacactgggccgcccgcagcggagcgtgcgaacccaaccacttggccagggggccagccccaagactttcttagtttttacctaatgcccctttctattccaggatcccaCCCCAGATACCAAATTACATTTCATCATCATGAGTCATTAGAGTTCCgctggctgtgacagtttctcagactttcctcgTTTTTGATGACCTGgatagttttgaggagtactggtcagccATTTTGCAGAATTTCCCTCAATTGGGAttggtctgattttttttcatgattagactggggctATGGGTTTTTCTGGGGAAAACCACAAAGacaaagtgccattctcatcatatCATATCAACAGTACCTgttatcaacatgacttatcattGTTGCTGTTGACTTTGATCACCTCAGTGACATTGCaggttcggttccagaccactgcaataaagcgaaTATTGCAATGAAGtcagtcacatgaattttttcccagtgcatataaaagttatgtttacactatactgtagtctattatgTGTGCAACAGActtgtctaaaaaaacaatgtacatatcttaattaaaaaatactttattgccaaAAAAGTGCTAGCCATCATCTAAGCCTTCTTTTGCTGTTAGAGGGTCttggaaaaaaatgcattatctGTGAAGTGTGATAAAGCGAAGTGTcttaaaacaaggtatgcctgtacatctctttttagatttattcccagatgatttttgtgttgttttaagtggTATATTAAGTTCAGTTTcaaatgttttttgcttttatatagaaatccaattgatttttatatatttaccttgTATCCAGGGGcctcattaattaatttatttattctaatattttgtttgtagattcttttggattttctgtgaGGACAATCAtgtcgttctttttttttttcaaatttcaaaactttcattttttttttttcttggcttaaTGTACTGGCTAATCTGTACTGACCAGCTCCAATCTAATGTGGAATGAAAGTGAACATTTTGTGTTCTTCCCACATTTGTGGGGAAAGCATGAAATATTTCGCCATTACTTATGATGTCCACTTTAGGTTTTATGGGTATCAGACTATGGAAAATTGCATCTATTACTAGTTTGCTgagaaattttatcataaatggttgttgaattttgacaaaaCTCTTTCTGCGTCTTTTGATACgttaacatatttttttgtttttcactgccatttctcctttattcttgttaatgtggtgaattccATTAACTGTTTTGAGTGTGAACCTAACTTGCATTTCTGGGGTAGACCTCACTTGGTcatgattttttaactttttaatatatttttggatttaatttattATGATTTTGTTCAGAATCTTTGTACCCATGTTCTTGAACAGTTGACCTTCAGAGGTTTCAAGGTCAACTCTTTAGCTTCCTATGCCAGGCAGCCTCAAAATCTGACAAATATCCTGAGGAAGGAATCAGTCTCATGTTTGTGTGGTAAGTCCCTTTCCTCTCGCAGGATTTCATCTCCTAATCACTACGGTACTGTTGGAGGCTTAGTCTGCCTTTCCACCTCAAGCCTCTAGCCTCCTGAGCAATCCCAGAACATTACAAACGTCTTGTGATTGAGGCTCCTCCGTTTGCCAGTTTGTCCTACCAGCCTCACATGAACACCAAGCGTTTTGCTGACTCCCTTTGGTAGTCAGAATCTCATAATCAGAATCAATGAATGCCCCAGGAAAGAAAATAGCCCATGATGCTTAGGTCACTTTAGaaaagttctttccttttctacattttaaataatcccatttttatttctttcaaagttCTTCTATTAATTAATCAATCGATTTATTGCATGTGAGAAGTGGCCTGCTGCATTTTACTCTATCCAAATCTCTCTTCACTTCTTTAGatcttggttttcttattttaaacataaCTCAAAAGGGTTGTTCTTGATAAGCCTTACTGTctgtagaattttcatttttggacttttttttaacatgatcTCCCTACACCAGCTTGCAACATAATGATATTTAACAAATGCACTAAATAGGATGAAGATAAAAGATAATgcctatttctggatttttaacatcaataattatataaaataattaaatgtaactTTTGATGATCTAActagattttcttgttttgttttttaaaccagaGAACTTAAACTAGGTTCTCAAAgcttgtcctttttattttttaagcttattttttttttgataaagaaGGTtgaccctgatctaacatctattgccaatcttcctctttttttttctccccaaagccccagtacatagttgcatatcctagttgtaagtagttctaattcttctatgtggaatgctgccacagcatgacctgacgagcagtgtgcacgtctgcacccagaatctgaactgacgaaccctgggccaccgaagtggagcatgtgaacttaaccacttggtcacagggccggcTCCGATTTTTCCTTGATTTGAGAAGAAATATaatgaacattttcatttatttcttcagtcaGCTTTCAAGTGATCTTATTTGATCAATATGCCATAATATGTCACAATCTGATTTATATTTGTCAGAATTATATTACTTTAGACATCAAATACAAtaccttcttatttttttcccattcttttttatgTACAGCCATTTCTGAACCCAAGAAACCATGAAGCTCGTAGTTCAGCATGTTGGTTTCCAACATCAACTGATGCAACTGGTGATGTTGGTGTGAATTTAACTGGTGTCTGCACAAACACAGGGACCCTTGGACACTCAGAATTTCCAAATAGAGAATTCCAACATGGTCAGGTAATGTTTGGGGCAACACTGTTTCTCTGAGTTATGAAGTAATCCGCATGGAAATGCTCTTGATCTAATATTTTGCAGGAAAAACATTTCAATGAATAGATATTAACATTGTTCTTTTGAAAATCTGCAGCATCATTTGAACACATCAAGTCATTGAATGGGAATACATGTGAGGTAGATTTATGGAGCTCTTCATTTAAGGAGTTAATGATCTTGAcgaaaagacaaaaatgtatacagagtttagagaaaatatataagggtcaaagaaaataaacaaagttttAGGCTCCCTTGTTTTGTAAGACTAAGTAGGTGACCATGGCAAATGCATTGGCAGTGAATGACATTGTAACCTTTTCCTCCATGGAAGATAAAGTCATGTCTTAAGGCCGCGGGACGCCAGTCTGGGTGACCCGCCtcactctccttcccttcctgcctctgagcCAAATTGTGGGCCTTCTGTTAGCCCTCCTGGTTCTGACCTTGTGTGTTTTCAACCTTGACATAGAAATCGCTTTGTACCACCTCAGTTTGGTGCCCAGAAGCAGATTTCCTGTACTCCTGGCCCTATTTCTTCTTATTCCGTTTTCTTCACTATAGGGTCTGCTATCTGATCTTCCCCCAAGGTGAAAACTTGGTTTTGACTGGTTGCTGGTGGTGCTTGGCAGTTTGGTTCAAGGCTTCTAGCTCTGGATTACACCCCTCTGATTAATCTTTCTATAGAGACAGTTTGGAGAGATCCTGTCAGTAAGAGAGGATAAATTCTTTATGTCAAGAGACATTGTGGGAGAATATTTTTGATAGATAGGAATTATTTAGAGAATCTGCCTCTGATGACCTCAAACTAACCAGACCACTCAGAGACTGAAAGTTATTTTGCATGCTTTGACTTAGCCATAGATAGAAGACAATGTGGTCTAGGAATTTTAGAATGTTTATAAAAGTTCACACAACTAGTTAGCAAGCAGTGATAGCATTGGAGCACATGTCTGGGGTCAGGTTAAGATGAGTTTCTATTAATCTTGcttctttttgtaaatattcaaacaaaaaaCGAAGGGAATTGCCTCCCATATCCGAGATGTGAGTATGGTCCTTCTTCTCCATCCCTTTTGACTTCTGTCTCAGGCCTAGATGACATGGGGCAGGAGGTGCCATTTGTCTTTGGGCTTTCTTAGCTGGTGCCCCGAATTCCCTTGGCCTTGCTACCTAATGGCCCTGCACTGCCCCTGATTGCCTAGAGGGTGCCACTCTCTACACCCAAACTGGGGTTTATTAGTCAAGACAGTGTTCCATATTTGGGGACATTTAAGAGCGACTCTACATGCTCCAAAGACATCTGCcctatgtttgtttcttttagtaATCTGTTTTCAGTGATAAGAAAAGGGGTAATAATGAGTTAATTAGTGAAGTCAAATTTTTTTTGGATACTTAGTAAATGATAGGAAAATGTTACCcatgctgttttcttatttagtCTTTACAGCAACCCTATGAAATAGGTGACATTATCCATGTGCGGGATTGAGGCTTTGCAAGATAATGCAAACGTCCAAACGTCATCATTCATCTGGTGAAAAGTGGAGTTAAAATTTAAACCTAGACCTGTTAGACTCGAGTGCCTATGCTCTTAGCTTCTACAGTGCCCTGTCTTCTTCAAAATTCTAATTATGGAGCATATTTCTCATTCTAATTTTCTCAACAAAACtttgaagtagatattattattcccacttttgATATAAGGCAAGTTGTGAATTAGACAAGTTAAGAAACTTAGAATATTAATGGTATAGGGTTTCAATTCAAGACCCTGCTCTCCAGACTTACGTGTTTTACACGGTGCGATGTTTCCTTTACAATAATACATTTTCTGTTGACAGTTATGCATCATTTAACAatgaggatatgttctgagaactgTGTTAGACAATTTCCATCATTCTGTGGACATCATAGAAGGTGCTTACACACACTTAGGAGGTATAGCTTACTACCCTCTTACACTATATGGTAGTAATCTTATGGGTCCACCGTCacatatgcagtctgtcattgaccgaaagGTTGTCAAGTGCTGCATGACTGTGTATATATCTCTTTAGAATTTACAAAGTAATTTTACTGCCATTAAACCTAATCTTATCACATAGGTTTTTATGGATGAAAGAATAGGATCAAAGAGGTAAGTATCTTACCCAGTGAAAGTAGCTGGTGGCCGCAGAAGCTGGCTTTCAATCAATGTTTTCAGACTCTAATTTCATATGGCCAAATACAAACCTGTATGAAAAACAAGCTAGAGAATTTGATAAGCAATTGATTATGTAGTTAAAATGGAGGGCTCCAAAGCAGCCAAATTTCTGATAGTTGACAggccagaagagaaggaaaatttaatCAGGTGATCTTTTGGGTCCCTTACATGAATGTAGGCAGCACTCATCCACACAAGTATAGATATTTCTTTAGATAGGGGCAGGAGTAAAGAGTTTCTCAGaagacatttgttatttttttttaatttgaatatagacacaggaaaagaaagcatgaaaggtcgggggaaatttttttcttcttatattaaAGACAGTACAAGGACCGGTCTTTCctaaatgaaaactgaaatatgAGTCAATATTGATTATTATGTCCAATTAAGATAgctttttgtgtttatatattctttcaatGAATTAATCTCTATATAAAGAGGATTATCAAtggcattaatttttcttaaaacacttGGTTTCatattcagtaattttatttaattttttccaggtGACAAGAAATTTCTTCAGGGACTGGTCTTTGTGGAAAATCTTCCTGGCTTGCCTCTTAGCCTGTCTGATAACAACAGCAATTGGAGTACTCATAGTGAGTCTGGTGTATAGTGGGAAAAATAATAAGGGGACCATTGTTATCCAACTTCCACAAAACCAAGAGACAACCTCATCTACAACCGGACCAACCTCATCTACGAGTTCTACAGCAGCAGCCACCACTACCATTTCCACCGAAACTACAACCACCACAAGAGCCAGCACTTCAACAGAACAGACTACCACCCCAACTGCCAGCTCTACCACTGAGGCTACCACCACAACACCGACCACTTCAACTGAACAGACTACCACACCAACTGCCAGCACTACCACTGCGGCTACAACCACAACAGCCACCACTTCAATGGAACAGACTACCACACCAACTGCCAGCACTACCACTGAGGCTACTACTGCAACAGCCACCACTACCATTTCCACCGAAACTACAACCACCACAGCAGCCATCACTTCAACTGAACCAACTACCACAATGACTACCAGCAGTACTACTGAGGCCACAACAACCACGACTTTAATGGAACCTAGTACCACACCAACTTCTAGCCCTACCACGGAGGTTACAACCACAACAGCCACCACTACTGCTCCCACAGAATCTACAACCACAATAGCCACTACATCAACTGAACAGACTACAACACCAACTACCAGCCCTACCACTGAGGCTACAACCACAACAGCCACCATTTCTACTGAGCAGACTACCATACCAACTGTCAGCAGTACCACTGAGGCTACAACCACACCAGTTACCACTTCAACAGAACAGACTACTACACCAACTGCCAGCACTACCACTGAGGCTACTACCACAACAGCCATCACTTCTATGGAACAGACTACCACACCAACTAGCAGCACTACCACTGAGGCTGCTACAGCAACAGCCACCACTACCATTTCCACCAAAACTACAACCACCGCAACAGCCACCACTTCAACGGAACAGACtaccaccccaaccttcagcaccACCACTGAGGCTACCACCACAACACGTACCACTTCAACTGAACAGACTACCACACCAACTGCCAGCACTACCACTGAGGCTACAACCACAACAGTCACCACTTCCATGGAACAGACTACCACACCTACTGCCAGCACTACCATTGATGCTACAACCACAACAGCCACCACTTCTATGGAACAGACTACCACACCAACTACCAGCACTACCACGGAGGCTACTACTGCAACAGCCACCACTACCATTTCCACCGAAACGACAACCACCACAACAGCTACCACTTCAATGGAACAGACTACCACCCCAACCTCCAGCACTACCACTGAGGCTACCACCACAACACCTAGCACTTCAACTGAACAGATTGCTACACCAACTGCCAGCCCTACCACTGAGGCTATAACCACAGCAGCCACCGCTTCAACTGAACTGACTACTACACCAACTGCCAGCACCCCCACTGAGGCTACTACTGCAACAGCCACCACTACCATTTCCACTGACACTACAATCACCACAGCAGCTATCGCTTCAACTGAACCAACTACCACAATGACTACCAGAAGTACTACTGAGGCTGCCACAACAGCCACAACTTTAATGGAACCAAGTACCACACCAACTTCCAGCCCTACCACGGAGGTTACAACCACACCAGCCACCACTACTGCTCCCACAGAATCTACAACCACAATAGCCACTACATCAACTGAACAGACTACCACACCAGCCTCCAGCACTACCACTGAGGCTACCACCACAACAGCTACCACTTCAACTGAACAGACTACCACACCAACTGCCAGCACTGCTACTGAGGCTACAACCACAACAGTCACCACTTCAGCTGAACAGACTACTACACCAACTGCCAGCACTACTACTGAGGCTA
This genomic stretch from Equus przewalskii isolate Varuska chromosome 7, EquPr2, whole genome shotgun sequence harbors:
- the LOC103547448 gene encoding mucin-2-like produces the protein MDRKHGKYVVNIEPSGNQPPFLNPRNHEARSSACWFPTSTDATGDVGVNLTGVCTNTGTLGHSEFPNREFQHGQVTRNFFRDWSLWKIFLACLLACLITTAIGVLIVSLVYSGKNNKGTIVIQLPQNQETTSSTTGPTSSTSSTAAATTTISTETTTTTRASTSTEQTTTPTASSTTEATTTTPTTSTEQTTTPTASTTTAATTTTATTSMEQTTTPTASTTTEATTATATTTISTETTTTTAAITSTEPTTTMTTSSTTEATTTTTLMEPSTTPTSSPTTEVTTTTATTTAPTESTTTIATTSTEQTTTPTTSPTTEATTTTATISTEQTTIPTVSSTTEATTTPVTTSTEQTTTPTASTTTEATTTTAITSMEQTTTPTSSTTTEAATATATTTISTKTTTTATATTSTEQTTTPTFSTTTEATTTTRTTSTEQTTTPTASTTTEATTTTVTTSMEQTTTPTASTTIDATTTTATTSMEQTTTPTTSTTTEATTATATTTISTETTTTTTATTSMEQTTTPTSSTTTEATTTTPSTSTEQIATPTASPTTEAITTAATASTELTTTPTASTPTEATTATATTTISTDTTITTAAIASTEPTTTMTTRSTTEAATTATTLMEPSTTPTSSPTTEVTTTPATTTAPTESTTTIATTSTEQTTTPASSTTTEATTTTATTSTEQTTTPTASTATEATTTTVTTSAEQTTTPTASTTTEATTTTVTTSTEQTTTPTSSTTTEATTTTATTSMEQSTTPTASTTTEATTTTVTTSTEQTTTPTASTTTEATTATATTTISTETTTVTTATTSMEQTTTPISSTTTETTLTTATTSTEQTTTPTASTTTEATTTTATTSMEQTTTPTASTTTEATTTTATTSTELTTTPTASTPTEATTATATTTISTETTTTTAAITSTEPTTTMTTSSTTEAATTTTTLMEPSTTPTSSPTMEVTTTTATTTAPTESTTTIATTSTEQTTTPTTSTTTETTTATATTSTELTTTPTTSTTTEATTATATTTISTETTTTTAATTSTEQTTTPTVSPTTEATSTTATASTELTTTPTASTPTEATTATATTTISTEQTTTQTTSTTTTTTTAAITSTEPTTTMTTSSTTEAATTTTTLMEPSTTPTSSPTMEVTTTTATTTAPTESTTTIATTSTEQTTTPTTALPLNYHCNSHHFNRTDYHTDYQHYH